The Archangium primigenium genomic interval GCGAAGCTGGTGGAGCTCGAGCCGGGAGATCCCTCCCTGCACGTGCGCCAGGCCGAGGCCTGTCGGCGCGCGGGAGACAGACACCAGGCGCTCAATGCCTACCGCGCGGCGGCCGAGTTGTGGCGGCGCCTGGGCAACGAGGCCCGCGCCCGCGCGGTGTTGAAGGTGGCGATGGAGTTGGAGCCGCGGCCCGAGGTGGCCCGGGAGCTCACCCGGCTCGGGCCTCCCGCGCCGCTCGCGGGGCCGCAGGAGCTGTTCGAGTTTCCGGAGGATCTGGAAGCGCCCCATGCCTGGAGCCCGGGGGGCATGCCCTCCCGGCCCGCGGCGGTGGAGCTGCGGCGGTTGTCGGACAACCTGCTCGCCATCCGCTCCGCGCCGGGCGCTCGCTGGTGGGTGGTGTCCTCGCGCACGCCGCTGCTGGCCTACGAGGTGGAGGACATCGACTGCATGGCGGCCTCCGGCGAGGGGGCCCTGGAGGTGACGCTCCTCAATGACTCATGACTGGCCACAGTGGTGCCGGACGATCGCGAGCAGCGCGTCCACGTCGATGGGCTTGGGCACGTACGCGCTCGCCCCCGCGGGAGGACGGTGGCTCGCCGAGGTGATGACCACCGGGATGTCCGCGAGCGGCGCCTCCTCGCGCATGCGGGCCAGGAAGGCATGCCCGTCCATCACCGGCATCATCACGTCCAGGAGGATCAAGCACGGCCGCCGCATGCCCTTGAGACGCACGAGCGCGTCCTGGCCATTGAGCGCCGTCACCGTCTGGTAGCCCTCCAGCTCCAGCAGCTCGCTCACCGAGTCGCGGATGTCCTCGTCATCCTCCACCAGGAGGATGGAGGGCGCGGGCGCATCGAGGCGCGAGGGGGTGGAGGACGAGGGACTCACAGCGTGGCCGTGTCCGTCTGCTCGGCCGGTTGGGTTCCAGGCAGCGTGGACAGGAAGTCGTCCACCTGGTGGGCACTCGGGGACTCATCCGCCTGTGCCATGCTCTCGCAGTGCTCGCTCTGGCGCTTGCTGTGGCAGTGCCGCACGCCGTAGACGTGGTGGCAGCCGCACGAGTCCACCCGCTTCTTCGCGCACAGGGAGGGGTTGAACACCGGCGCCGTCTTCACCTCCAGCGGCCCCGCGTGCACCGTCAACGCCATCACCACCGCTCCGAAGATCCCCATCTCCCAACCCCCTTGCCATACCGACCGTCCTGGAGGAGAGATGGGAATTCTTCCGTCGGGCGGCAACTGGGGAAGTCTCCCTACCCCGGTCCAAACCCACGGCCCGTCCACCTGACGCCAGAGTGGTTGGCCCCTCTGTCCGTCAGCTTTCAGGGGATGGAGTCGTCTCCCCGGGCGGTTCACATCCCTCACGGGGAGGACAGGCCATGAGCTGGACGCAGCGGTTGGAGAAGGCGGGGGACGGGCACTACGTCCTGCCCAAGACGAAGACGATGCGGGTGGAGGCGCACCTGTTCCTCTCGGACAAGCTGCTCCACGGCGCGGGAGACGGACAGCCGGGCCTCGAGGAGGGCGTGCTCCAGCAGATCATCAACGCCGCGTCCTTCCCCGGCGTCACCCGGGTGGCCGTGACGCCCGACTGCCATGTGGGCTACGGGGTGCCCATCGGCACCGTGGTGGAGACCGAGGGCATCCTCCTGCCCACCGCGGCGGGCTACGACATCGGCTGCGGCATGGTGCAGTTGCAGAC includes:
- a CDS encoding response regulator, producing MSPSSSTPSRLDAPAPSILLVEDDEDIRDSVSELLELEGYQTVTALNGQDALVRLKGMRRPCLILLDVMMPVMDGHAFLARMREEAPLADIPVVITSASHRPPAGASAYVPKPIDVDALLAIVRHHCGQS